DNA sequence from the Geobacter sp. AOG2 genome:
CCTCCATGCCACCATCCCCTGGTTCACGGACTTCGGGGTCGGCATGGTTCAGACCCGCTGGGGTTTCTGCAATGCCGATCATTCCTGGTTCACCGGCATCCAGTCCCTCCTGCTCGGCCCCCATTTCAGTATCGAGCACCGGGTGCGCTACCAACAGGGGTTGTTCTTCAACTTCAACGGAACCGCCGGAGTCTGGAGAAGGAGCGCCATCGTCTCCGCCGGCGGCTGGCAGTCCGATACGGTGACTGAGGATCTTGACTTGAGCTACCGCGCCCAGTTGGCGGGGTGGCGTTTCGTTTACCGGGAGGAATGCCGGGTGCCGTCGGAGTTGCCGGTGACCATGGCGGCGTTGCGCAGTCAGCAGCAGCGATGGGCCAAGGGGTCCGTCCAGACCGCCCGCAAGATCCTGCCCCGGTTGCTGCGGGCGCCCCTGCCCCTGGCCGTCAAGATCGAGGCGGTGGCCCATCTCATGGCCAATATCTACTGGCTTCTGGGGATGGTCGTCATGCTGACCCTTTACCCGGCGGTAACCTGGCGGGTCGGCATCGGCCTGCACCAGATGCTGCGCATCGATCTGCCGATTTTTTTGGCCACCAGCGGGGCGATCATGGGCTATTTCCTGCTCTACTCCCTTCGCAGCGGGTCGGGAAAGCTCAGGCATCTCCTCTTGCTGCCCGCCCTCACCATCGGGCTGGCTCCCAGTATCTCGATCTCGGTACTGAAGGGACTCTTCCGGTCCGGCGGGACCTTTGAGCGGACCCCTAAATTCGGCGTACGGGGCCGGGAGCGGATGCCGGGGCTGGCCTTCCTCTATCGCCAGAAGAGTATCCCCTATATCGTCATGAACCTGGCGCTGTTTCTTTACTGCCTGCTGCCCCTCATCTTCGCCTGGCAGCGAGAAACCTGGTTCGCCGTGCCGCTCTTCCTGCTCTTCCCCTTGGGCTTTGCCCTGGTGACCGCCAAGGATCTTGCCGAGGCGGCCCCGCACCGGCGGCCGCTCTAATGGGCGCCGGTTGCAATGACGGGCGTTTTCGAGCCGGAGAGTGCAGTGAACAAGAACGCCGGCCCGCACGCGCCAAGAAGCCGTTGCCGATAAATCGTATAAAAATGCTTTTGATGGCAAGCGGATTTGGAAACGCCCCCGCCTGTCTGCTCGCAGCCGCCGTCGTTACGGCCTGTGCTTTCATGGCCAGGGAGCCGGAGATCCGCTTGGCGGTCCCCCTGCTGGTCGGCGCCACAGCGGTGATGACCATGGCGCTTGCCGGTTCCCTCTATTACGGCGAGCGACAGAAGATCTCATTGTCCCTGCCCGTCATTCTCGTCGTGGCATTCCTGCTGCGCCTGCTGTTCCTGTTCGCCCCGCCGCAACTGTCCGACGACAGCTATCGCTACCTGTGGGACGGCAGCAATGTGCTGCACGGGATCAACCCCTACGCAACCGCCCCTTCCTCCGTGAAGCCGCCGCCCGGACTGGCCGCCGTTCACGCACGGATCAATCATCCCGGCTATGTCACGATTTATCCGCCGATGGCCCAGGTTCTCTTTGCCGGGGGGGCGGCCCTGGGCGGTACCATTACCGGCCTCAAGGTATTTCTGGTGTTG
Encoded proteins:
- a CDS encoding glycosyltransferase encodes the protein MRSLLPLLIPFLTVVHFSALLGLCLYGMHRIWLIRCLYGPQKLATPPPPALGELPTVTVQLPLYNERFVAERLLDAAAGLDWPRERLEIQVLDDSDDDTSRLVDERAAWWRRQGIAISVVRRSGRGGYKAGALAHGLATARGEFIAVFDADFMPAPDFLHATIPWFTDFGVGMVQTRWGFCNADHSWFTGIQSLLLGPHFSIEHRVRYQQGLFFNFNGTAGVWRRSAIVSAGGWQSDTVTEDLDLSYRAQLAGWRFVYREECRVPSELPVTMAALRSQQQRWAKGSVQTARKILPRLLRAPLPLAVKIEAVAHLMANIYWLLGMVVMLTLYPAVTWRVGIGLHQMLRIDLPIFLATSGAIMGYFLLYSLRSGSGKLRHLLLLPALTIGLAPSISISVLKGLFRSGGTFERTPKFGVRGRERMPGLAFLYRQKSIPYIVMNLALFLYCLLPLIFAWQRETWFAVPLFLLFPLGFALVTAKDLAEAAPHRRPL